A genomic region of Antennarius striatus isolate MH-2024 chromosome 4, ASM4005453v1, whole genome shotgun sequence contains the following coding sequences:
- the cep290 gene encoding centrosomal protein of 290 kDa isoform X6 has protein sequence MPAALKWDKVMRIDPENLHSYTKNQLEEMVSMFISTEEWEVNDKTPESVTQILRVFQTLLKIKDLDLRATEKAIEELVHNNETENEHSTKILRGEHKNKAQSSGTGPDTWFLRDDIRQLETQLEQKEKELTQLKREMGKERKTAEQLLMRAEEAEDEVKSLKRKIKKIQKKNEQLQQDVDFYRGELDRKELLPSKDESAETQRKLNAANRQLYQCLDDLQRAEDENLHLKTENEQMQKSMEESVKEMEKMTDEYNKMKIAVQQTDAVMDQLRRERDHAEIKVRELTDKIYSTEENDPIMAAVNATVEEWKRVLSGKDDELVVYQQMIRELRDKLRSAQLDLDKSNILALQQVIRELCNAVQERDHQIRMLSEQVEQYTSEMGKHTVLIEGLKTSSSKDQVLPVAVQQRKLEELKARLEAAEVRAEEAEKVGRLAESHAEDKDRALIEATIRLSQYEAGTYGLEAAIKEIKECKNQLGVKDREAEAMTKDINQLEMRINDLLDENEDFREKLGLEPRQEVDLTEFRRVKDVQQRQYKAENQVLTKEIERLEEERLELKKQIRHMAKERGIPKSSFLLEEDVGPSRTRPSSLKESNTRQDEVVRLKNEYLEQELSKKERELELNKTQFQLRLDELLKVKRDLEAALKDVLRAVRTNQTIPSASISIPGLETLVDAVGVEDTSGRSEPGGDVWSQVHQLLGRNEELRQELKTSREEAASSLSQLARAEQKMSHMEGELQRLRKAGGGGVVLRPLTLPDGLEPSSIDVICSLDEYAIRLLQELKNKEDKNQKLLRTLEEYKEKFSVVSHQQGLLYKQYLSEKAEWQKSKETFTDLQNKLEEQKQVDAVKIKEFIELLDTLHKDPDEVRSQLGEALRKLTVLKVNEQKLTRRYSNLLEREQHLLKENSRLREESVHMQASVTQRMGYLQRYKEMAAYKTAALQKALDDSVPAVELEKANRQYTELTAKYRDMLQRDSRLIQRTTNLEHLESENECLREQISAMNKELEITKEKLNTLEQAWDGVGASGGENVMAKADKALVNNEMVSVARRITTLEMKELNERQRAEHAQKMYEQIRNSLRHVEERNTELESKFAELTKINVETQRVERELRDNLAHSVSKALSDADRNRIAELEKAEAELRIEVSKLQEVSDVAMMQTSALHARHQAKDKEVEALRRQLLDYQSQSDEKALIAKLHQHVVALQLSESAAAAKLQAATAHIHQLEAYKLRADQRLDASHDTLFLARQEARNRSKHLRQTIQALRRQFAGALPLPQQEKFSVTLVSLQEDRAKAQQEKKKVEEERRRAEARTEELELRLKGLEELISTLKDVKGAQKVSEWHKRMEDARLQELRKGRELVVQREEVRYLKNLVKEQEQNICSLEKELVQHNMLQDERQLAWDQREVELERQLDQYEKHQSEILSTEKDNGSDSLPDPTLPLSHQLEFALGKIREHLRTIADTQATCKCLDERLKEREAALWKAEQNIVSRDKVINELRLRLPAAADRERLLAELPQQEEHSDYQSALKLAHQNIRDLQSRLDKKEEVLKKYQHRLAQATQDQEQLIARHQDELGVLHQKLNLQTDTSLDRFKQTAMQLMKKPTVQVTTPRHLERLAELEETVAEQDVSLSSVTDKLSLTTAELARQRASTEAEAKKHADNILRLEEHHAARLKALTGETEDQRSQMAQMEKEISRLHTELAAQKEANVRSPSNTMKNLVERLKAQLTQKEKQLKALSKALLSLRAEMTSAAEQQVIAAAAQREEALNVQTLVDRHTRDLKVRVQELNTELQAAKESARAARGRENALKEEMEALNQEVKRNEKSQRRLQAEKETREQEVQELKQQIRRHSSALQNQSDGRGPTMDSLQKKIRRLESDLERRAEKSDHGKTKDELVRWEEGKRWQARMEKMKTSLSQKERENEYVSKQLSSLKELYARLEQEKTVLLKKLKARGVTADQVVGVRNTQMETEMEELRRKNSDLEKEIVTIRQQVALPRDEAVESLNLRNRYLEERLQAVESQLARESPSRPSTSGRGTGTPSQPDPDLQKENLRLASENLELRVQLELNNRDLPRLKNQVSDLKEMCSALKKDKAEVEEKLAHIRGAGSSGKSVPELEKTIRLMTKVVERLQRENRSLRSSNAPAVQDRVSCLEQENLKLTTEYENLRRQTEAELRSKMESKTKAMEKLVMENKRLRRDIKREVESSERQRLARTSLEATNDKLEAELDDTKRRLREALDTPTSEGGASKTAKTSVVTRMFENKLQELEKELNQKTSVLSEVRQQLREAGAREERAQRRVRQLEDKVEALKQSPAAAETSEGLGRELQAARLVNELQETNAELRRRLDERRQASSGPERGQPEELLHEAQTEKAELQAEVERLRKELETFDPAFFDELEDLKYNYNSELKKNFLLEERLKAACEQLGEEPDVPGGSSS, from the exons ATCAAGGATCTGGACCTCCGTGCTACAGAGAAAGCAATTGAGGAACTTGTTCATAACAATGAAACCG AAAACGAGCACTCCACCAAGATATTGAGGGGGGAACATAAAAATAAG GCTCAGAGCTCCGGCACCGGGCCAGACACATGGTTTCTGAGAGACGACATCCGGCAGCTTGAGACCCAGctggagcagaaggagaaggagtTGACTCAGTTAAAGAGGGAAATGGGcaaagagaggaaaacagctgAGCAG TTGCTCATGAGGGCAGAGGAGGCCGAGGATGAGGTCAAGagtctgaaaagaaaa ataaaaaaaattcagaagaaG AACGAGCAGCTCCAGCAGGATGTGGACTTCTACCGCGGAGAGCTGGACCGCAAAGAGTTGCTCCCCTCCAAAGACGAGAGCGCCGAGACCCAGAGGAAGCTGAACGCGGCCAATCGCCAGCTCTACCAGTGCTTAGATGACCTCCAG CGAGCTGAGGATGAAAACTTGCATCTGAAGACAGAGAATGAACAGATGCAGAAAAGCATGGAAGAGTCGgtgaaggagatggagaagatGACAGATGAGTACAACAAGATGAAGATCGCTGTTCAGCAGACGGACGCCGTGATGGACCAGCTCAGGAGAGAGAGGGATCACGCAGAGATTAAA GTCAGAGAGTTAACAGATAAGATTTACAGCACTGAAGAGAACGACCCCATCATGGCAGCAGTCAATGCCACGGTGGAGGAGTGGAAG AGAGTGCTTTCCGGGAAGGACGATGAGCTCGTCGTGTACCAGCAGATGATCCGTGAGCTCAGGGACAAGCTGCGCTCGGCCCAGTTGGACTTGGACAAAAGCAACATCCTGGCCTTGCAGCAG GTCATACGTGAGCTTTGTAAC GCCGTCCAGGAGAGAGACCATCAGATCAGGATGCTGAGCGAGCAGGTGGAGCAGTACACCAGTGAGATGGGGAAGCACACGGTGCTCATCGAGGGCCTGAAGACGTCCTCCAGTAAAGACCAAG TCCTGCCGGTGGCGGTGCagcagaggaagctggaggagctgaaggccAGGCTGGAGGCGGCAGAGGTCCGAgcagaggaggcagagaagGTCGGCCGGCTGGCAGAAAGTCACgcagaggacaaagacagagcgcTGATCGAGGCCACCATCAGGCTGAGCCAGTACGAGGCT GGCACTTATGGGCTGGAAGCAGCCATTAAGGAGATCAAAGAGTGCAAAAATCAACTGGGAGTGAAGGACCGAGAGGCAGAAGCCATGACCAAAGACATCAACCAGCTTGAAATGAGAATCAATGACCTCCTGGACGAAAACGAGGATTTCCGAGAAAAACTCG GTCTGGAACCCAGGCAGGAAGTGGATCTGACAGAGTTCAGACGGGTCAAAGATGTCCAACAGCGCCAGTACAAAGCAGAAAACCAAGTCCTCACCAAAGAG ATCGAACGGCTGGAAGAAGAGAGGCTGGAGCTGAAGAAACAGATCAGACACATGGCCAAAGAGAGAG GGATCCCAAAGTCCAGCTTCTTACTGGAGGAGGACGTTGGACCGAGCAGAACCAGACCGTCGTCATTAAAAGAGAGCAACACTCGTCAAGACGAAGTCGTCCGACTCAAA AACGAGTACCTGGAACAAGAActgagcaaaaaagaaagagagctGGAATTAAACAAGACCCAGTTTCAGCTCAGAT TGGATGAGCTGCTGAAGGTGAAACGGGACCTGGAGGCGGCGCTGAAGGACGTCCTGCGAGCCGtgaggaccaatcagacgatTCCCTCTGCTTCCATCAGTATCCCTGGTCTGGAAACGCTGGTCGAT GCTGTGGGTGTGGAGGACACGAGTGGGCGTTCGGAGCCGGGGGGGGACGTCTGGTCGCaggtccaccagctgctgggcAGGAACGAGGAGCTGAGGCAGGAGCTGAAGACGTCCCGGGAGGAAGCGGCCAGCAGCCtcagtcagctggccagagctGAACAAAAG ATGAGCCACATGGAGGGTGAGCTGCAGCGGCTGAGGAAGGCGGGCGGCGGAGGCGTCGTCCTCCGGCCGCTAACGCTGCCTGACGGCCTGGAGCCCAGCAGCATCGACGTGATTTGTTCTCTGGACGAGTACGCCATTCGACTTCTGCAG GAGCTCAAaaacaaagaggacaaaaacCAGAAACTCTTAAGAACGCTGGAAGAATACAAAGAGAAGTTTTCTGTCGTCAGCCACCAGCAGGGCCTCCTCTACAAACAGTACCTGAG TGAGAAGGCCGAGTGGCAGAAGAGCAAAGAGACGTTCACGGACCTGCAGAAcaagctggaggagcagaagcagGTGGACGCCGTGAAAATCAAAGAGTTCATT GAGCTCCTTGACACCCTCCACAAAGACCCAGATGAGGTCAGGAGTCAGCTGGGCGAGGCTTTGCGGAAGCTGACGGTGCTGAAGGTGAACGAGCAGAAGCTGACTCGGCGCTACAGCAACCTGCTGGAGCGCGAGCAGCACCTCCTCAAGGAGAACAGCAGGCTGAGGGAAGAGAGCGTCCACATGCAGGCCTCCGTCACCCAGAGGATGGGATACCTGCAGAGATACAAG GAAATGGCTGCGTACAAAACGGCGGCGCTGCAGAAGGCGCTGGACGACAGCGTGCCGGCAgtggagctggagaaggctAACCGGCAGTACACCGAGCTAACGGCTAAGTACAGAGACATGCTGCAGAGGGACAGCCGTCTGATCCAGAGAACCACCAACCTGGAGCATCTGGAG AGTGAGAACGAGTGTCTCCGGGAGCAAATCTCTGCCATGAACAAAGAGCTGGAGATCACAAAGGAGAAGCTGAACACCTTGGAGCAGGCGTGGGACGGCGTCGGTGCCAGCG GAGGTGAAAATGTCATGGCAAAGGCAGACAAGGCGCTGGTGAACAACGAGATGGTGTCTGTGGCCAGGAGGATCACCACGCTGGAGATGAAGGAGCTGAACGAGAGGCAGAGAGCCGAACACGCCCAGAAAATGTATGAACAAATAAGGAACTCCTTGAGGCATGTGGAGGAACGGAACACAGAGCTGGAGTCCAAGTTTGCAGAG CTGACCAAGATAAACGTGGAGACCCAGCGGGTGGAGCGGGAGCTGAGAGATAACCTGGCCCACAGTGTCAGCAAAGCCCTGAGCGACGCCGACAGGAACAGGATCGCAGAGCTGGAGAAGGCCGAGGCCGAGCTGCGCATCGAGGTTTCAAA GCTTCAGGAGGTGTCTGATGTGGCCATGATGCAGACCTCTGCTCTCCACGCCAGACATCAGGCCAAAGACAAAGAGGTTGAAGCTTTGAGGAGACAACTGTTGGACTACCAG TCGCAGTCGGACGAGAAGGCCCTCATAGCGAAGCTCCACCAGCACGTCGTGGCCCTGCAGCTCAGCGAATCGGCCGCGGCGGCCAAGCTGCAGGCAGCCACCGCCCACATCCATCAGCTGGAGGCCTACAAGCTGCGTGCCGACCAGCGGCTGGACGCCAGCCACGACACCCTCTTCCTCGCCCGCCAGGAGGCCAGGAACCGTTCCAAGCACCTGCGCCAGACCATCCAGGCCCTACGCAGGCAGTTCGCTGGAGCGCTGCCCCTCCCCCAGCAGGAGAAGTTCTCCGTGACCCTGGTGAGCCTCCAGGAGGACCGGGCCAAAGCccagcaggagaagaagaaggttgaggaggagaggaggagggcggAGGCTCGgacggaggagctggagctgagACTGAAGGGCCTGGAGGAGCTCATCTCCACGCTGAAGGACGTGAAAGGGGCCCAGAAG GTGAGCGAGTGGCACAAGAGGATGGAGGACGCTCGTCTGCAGGAGCTGAGGAAAGGCAGGGAGCTGGTGGTCCAGAGGGAGGAGGTCAGGTACCTGAAGAACCTGGtgaaggagcaggagcagaacaTCTGCTCGCTGGAGAAGGAGCTGGTGCAGCACAACATG CTTCAGGACGAACGTCAGCTTGCGTGGGACCAGCGGGAGGTGGAGCTGGAGCGCCAGCTGGACCAATACGAAAAGCACCAGAGTGAAATTCTGAGCACTGAGAAG GACAACGGCTCGGACTCCCTTCCAGACCCCACCCTGCCTCTCTCTCATCAGCTGGAATTTGCCTTGGGTAAAATCAGAGAGCATCTCCGCACCATCGCTGACACACAGGCCACCTGCAAGTGTTTGGATGAG AGGCTGAAGGAGAGAGAAGCAGCTCTGTGGAAGGCAGAGCAGAACATCGTGTCCAGGGACAAAGTGATAAACGAGCTGCGCCTCCGGCTCCCGGCCGCCGCCGACAGAGAACGCCTGTTAGCTGAGCTTCCCCAACAAGAGGAGCACTCAGACTACCAGTCTGCCCTCAAGCTGGCCCACCAGAACATCAGGGACCTCCAGAGCCGCCTCGACAAGAAGGAGGAGGTGCTGAAGAAGTATCAGCACCGGCTGGCTCAAGCCACTCAG GACCAAGAACAACTGATAGCGAGACACCAGGATGAGCTGGGAGTCCTGCACCAGAAGCTGAACCTGCAAACGGACACGTCCCTGGACCGCTTTAAACAGACAGCAATG CAACTGATGAAGAAGCCCACCGTCCAGGTGACAACCCCCAGGCACCTGGAGCGgctggcagagctggaggagacgGTGGCTGAGCAGGACGTGTCGCTCTCCTCCGTCACGGACAAGCTGAGCCTGACCACCGCCGAGCTGGCGAGACAGAGGGCGTCCACGGAGGCAGAGGCAAAGAAACACGCTGACAACATCTTAAG GCTGGAGGAGCATCACGCCGCCCGGCTGAAGGCTCTGACCGGAGAGACCGAGGACCAGCGGAGCCAGATGGCCCAGATGGAGAAGGAGATCAGCCGCCTCCACACCGAGCTGGCGGCGCAGAAGGAGGCCAACGTGCGCTCCCCCAGCAATACCATGAAGAACCTGGTGGAACGGCTGAAGGCGCAGCTCACGCAGaaggagaagcagctgaag GCACTCAGTAAAGCTCTGCTGTCGCTGCGAGCAGAGATGACGTCTGCAGCCGAGCAGCAGGTCATCGCCGCCGCCGCGCAGAGAGAGGAGGCGCTCAATGTGCAGACGCTGGTGGACAGACACACCAGAGACCTGAAG GTGCGCGTCCAGGAGCTGAATACAGAACTCCAAGCAGCGAAGGAGTCCGCCAGAGCGGCGAGGGGCCGCGAGAACGCCTTGAAAGAGGAAATGGAGGCCTTGAACCAGGAAGTGAAGAGGAACGAAAAATCCCAGAGGCGCCTTCAGGCTGAGAAGGAGACACGAGAGCAGGAGGTCCAGGAGCTGAAGCAGCAGATCAGGAGGCACAGCAGCGCCCTGCAG AACCAATCAGATGGGAGGGGGCCAACGATGGACAGCCTTCAGAAGAAGATCCGGAGGTTGGAGTCCGACCTGGAGAGAAGAGCAGAGAAGAGCGACCACGGGAAG ACAAAAGACGAACTGGTGCGCTGGGAGGAGGGGAAGAGGTGGCAGGCCAggatggagaagatgaagacctCCCTGAGTCAGAAGGAACGAGAGAACGAATACGTGTCCAAGCAGCTGAGCTCTCTGAAGGAGCTGTATGCCAG GCTGGAACAAGAGAAAACTGTCCTGCTGAAGAAGCTGAAGGCACGAGGTGTGACCGCCGATCAGGTGGTGGGGGTGAGGAACACGCAGATGGAGACGGagatggaggagctgaggaggaagaactCCGACCTGGAGAAGGAGATCGTCACCATCAG acagcaggtggcgctgccTCGTGATGAAGCGGTAGAGAGTCTGAACCTGAGGAACCGCTACCTGGAGGAGAGGCTGCAGGCCGTGGAGAGCCAGCTGGCCAGGGAGTCTCCATCCAGACCCTCC ACATCAGGACGAGGCACAGGGACCCCCTCCCAGCCAGATCCGGACCTGCAGAAGGAAAACCTCCGGCTGGCCTCAGAGAACCTGGAGCTGCGGGTCCAGCTGGAGCTGAACAACAGAGATCTACCCAGACTGAAG AATCAAGTTTCAGACCTGAAGGAAATGTGCAGCGCCTTGAAAAAGGACaaggcagaggtggaggagaagctggccCACATACGTGGA GCTGGTTCCAGCGGGAAGTCGGTCCCGGAGCTGGAGAAGACCATCAGGCTGATGACGAAGGTGGTGGAGAGGCTGCAGAGGGAAAACCGCAGCCTGAGGAGTTCCAACGCGCCGGCAGTCCAAGACAGAGTTTCCTGCTTGGAACAAGAAAACCTGAAGCTGACG acTGAGTATGAAAACCTCAGGCGTCAAACTGAAGCTGAGCTGAGATCCAAAATGGAGTCCAAAACTAAAGCGATGGAGAAACTGGTGATGGAAAACAAGCGTCTGCGCAGAGACATCAAGAGG gaagtggaatccTCAGAGAGGCAGCGACTGGCCAGGACGAGTCTGGAGGCGACCAATGACAAGCTGGAAGCAGAGCTGGACGACACCAAACGCAGGCTCCGAGAGGCTCTGGACACGCCCACCAGCGAGGGCGGGGCCAGTAAGACCGCCAAGACGTCTGTGGTGACGAG GATGTTTGAGAACAAGCTGCAGGAGTTGGAGAAGGAGCTGAACCAGAAGACGTCTGTTCTGTCGGAGGTCAGGCAGCAGCTGAGGGAGGCCGGCGCTCGCGAGGAGCGCGCTCAGAGACGCGTGCGTCAGCTGGAGGACAAG gtggAGGCGCTCAAACAGTCTCCCGCCGCGGCAGAGACAAGCGAAGGACTCGGCAGAGAGCTCCAGGCAGCGAG GCTGGTGAACGAGCTGCAGGAGACCAACGCGGAGCTGAGACGACGGCTGGACGAGCGCCGTCAGGCGTCTTCTGGACCAG AGCGGGGGCAGCCAGAAGAGCTTCTGCATGAAGCCCAGACGGAGAAGGCGGAGCTCCAAGCCGAGGTGGAGAGGTTGAGGAAGGAGCTGGAGACCTTTGACCCTGCCTTCTTTGACGAGCTGGAGGACCTGAAGTACAACTACAACTCAGAGCTGAAGAAGAACTTCCTGCTGGAGGAGCGTCTGAAGGCGGCGTGCGAGCAGCTTGGAGAGGAGCCGGACGTCCCCGGCGGCTCCAGTAGTTAA